The following are from one region of the Paenibacillus sp. KS-LC4 genome:
- a CDS encoding glycoside hydrolase family 88 protein — protein MTVQKQVQLEWVNEAWNKVNQKIGRTSGRIGSQFPHASVNGAYVLEPAHWWTAGFWPGLLWLLYQDEHSRTERYKELAEACELKLDEVIMGYDRLDHDIGFMWTLTSVARYKLLGEEDSRRRALLAANLLCGRFNIQGRYIRAWNPWREGERNDGLAIIDCMMNLPLLYWASRTTEDPRYKHLAMAHADTVLEHFIRPDGSVYHIVEFDPQSGEVAAKHGGQGFAPESAWSRGASWAIYGMALSYAHSGEQRYLDAAKRAAHFFLANLPEDSVPHWDFRLPEGVEPYRDSSAGACAACGLLAIADAVPEVERELYRSAGERILKSLYDNYGAWEDDAQEEGLVLHGTSHYPERKNLDVPLIYGDYFFAEGLSKLRGHSSFWS, from the coding sequence ATGACAGTGCAGAAGCAGGTGCAGTTAGAATGGGTGAATGAAGCATGGAACAAGGTGAATCAGAAGATTGGACGTACCAGCGGTCGAATCGGCTCGCAATTTCCACATGCCAGTGTGAATGGAGCATATGTGCTGGAGCCGGCACATTGGTGGACGGCGGGATTTTGGCCAGGGCTGCTATGGCTGCTCTATCAAGATGAGCATTCGCGTACAGAGCGCTACAAAGAGCTTGCCGAAGCCTGTGAGCTTAAGCTCGATGAGGTAATTATGGGCTATGACCGGCTTGACCATGATATCGGCTTCATGTGGACGCTGACTAGTGTGGCACGCTATAAGCTGCTGGGGGAGGAGGACTCGCGGAGGCGGGCGCTGCTTGCAGCCAACCTGCTATGCGGCCGCTTCAATATTCAAGGTCGTTATATTCGGGCTTGGAATCCTTGGCGGGAAGGAGAGCGCAATGACGGGCTGGCTATTATTGATTGCATGATGAATTTGCCGCTGCTCTACTGGGCCTCGCGCACGACGGAGGACCCGCGTTACAAGCATCTAGCGATGGCGCATGCCGATACGGTGCTGGAGCATTTTATTCGGCCGGATGGCTCGGTTTATCATATCGTAGAGTTTGATCCGCAAAGCGGTGAAGTAGCCGCAAAGCATGGCGGGCAGGGTTTTGCACCTGAATCGGCTTGGTCGAGGGGCGCGTCCTGGGCGATTTATGGGATGGCGCTCAGCTATGCCCATAGCGGCGAGCAGCGATATTTGGATGCGGCGAAGCGCGCGGCCCATTTTTTCCTGGCGAATTTGCCGGAGGATTCCGTACCGCATTGGGATTTCCGGCTGCCGGAAGGCGTGGAGCCATACCGTGATTCATCTGCAGGCGCTTGCGCGGCTTGCGGCTTGCTGGCGATTGCGGATGCGGTGCCAGAGGTTGAGCGTGAGTTGTATCGCAGTGCTGGGGAGCGGATTTTAAAATCGCTTTACGACAACTATGGCGCATGGGAGGACGACGCACAGGAGGAAGGGCTGGTGCTGCATGGAACAAGCCACTACCCCGAGCGCAAAAATCTCGACGTCCCGCTCATCTACGGCGATTATTTCTTTGCAGAAGGGTTGTCCAAGCTGCGCGGCCATTCTAGCTTTTGGTCGTAA
- the groL gene encoding chaperonin GroEL (60 kDa chaperone family; promotes refolding of misfolded polypeptides especially under stressful conditions; forms two stacked rings of heptamers to form a barrel-shaped 14mer; ends can be capped by GroES; misfolded proteins enter the barrel where they are refolded when GroES binds), whose protein sequence is MAKEIKFSEDARRAMLRGVDALANAVKVTLGPKGRNVVLEKKFGSPLITNDGVSIAKEIELEDAFENMGAQLVKEVATKTNDVAGDGTTTATVLAQAMIREGLKNVTAGANPMVIRKGIEKAVKAAVEELQNIAKPIEGKQSIAQVAAISSADDEVGQLIAEAMEKVGNDGVITVEESKGFVTELEVVEGMQFDRGYISHYMVTDTDKMEAVLDNPYILITDKKITNIQEILPVLEKVVQSGKQLLIIAEDVEGEANATLVVNKLRGTFTCVAVKAPGFGDRRKAMLQDIAALTGGQVITEELGLELKSTTVEQLGSARQVRVTKENTIVVDGSGDASDIAARVSQIRTQLEETTSDFDREKLQERLAKLSGGVAVIKVGAATETELKERKLRIEDALNSTRAAVEEGIVSGGGTALINVYKAVAAVHAEGDEQTGVNIVLRSLEEPLRTIAANAGQEGSVIVERLKNEAIGVGYNAATGAWVNMFEAGIVDPAKVTRSALQNAASVAAMFLTTEAVVADKPEPKGAGAGMPDMGGMGGMGGMM, encoded by the coding sequence ATGGCAAAGGAAATTAAATTTAGCGAAGACGCTCGCCGCGCAATGCTGCGTGGTGTTGATGCACTTGCAAATGCTGTAAAAGTTACACTCGGACCTAAAGGCCGCAACGTCGTGCTGGAGAAGAAATTCGGCAGCCCGTTGATCACGAACGATGGTGTATCCATCGCGAAGGAAATCGAGCTGGAAGATGCATTCGAGAACATGGGTGCGCAACTTGTTAAAGAAGTAGCAACAAAAACAAATGATGTTGCCGGTGACGGTACAACTACAGCTACCGTTTTGGCTCAAGCGATGATTCGCGAAGGTCTGAAAAACGTAACAGCTGGCGCTAACCCAATGGTTATCCGCAAAGGTATCGAAAAAGCGGTTAAAGCTGCAGTTGAAGAGCTGCAAAACATCGCTAAACCAATCGAAGGCAAACAATCCATCGCTCAAGTTGCGGCTATTTCTTCCGCTGACGATGAAGTTGGCCAACTGATTGCAGAAGCTATGGAAAAAGTGGGCAACGACGGCGTTATTACCGTTGAAGAGTCGAAAGGCTTTGTAACGGAGCTTGAAGTGGTTGAAGGTATGCAATTCGACCGTGGATACATCTCCCACTACATGGTTACTGATACAGACAAAATGGAAGCTGTTCTGGATAACCCGTATATCCTGATCACTGACAAAAAAATTACAAACATTCAGGAAATTCTTCCTGTGCTTGAGAAAGTCGTTCAATCCGGCAAACAGCTTCTGATCATTGCAGAAGATGTTGAAGGCGAAGCGAACGCTACTCTGGTTGTGAACAAACTGCGCGGCACATTCACTTGCGTAGCGGTTAAAGCACCAGGCTTCGGCGACCGTCGTAAAGCGATGCTGCAAGATATCGCTGCTCTGACTGGTGGTCAAGTAATCACTGAGGAACTGGGCCTTGAGCTGAAATCGACTACGGTTGAGCAATTGGGCTCCGCTCGTCAAGTACGTGTAACTAAAGAAAACACAATCGTGGTTGACGGCAGCGGCGACGCTTCTGACATCGCGGCTCGTGTAAGCCAAATCCGTACGCAGCTGGAAGAAACAACTTCCGACTTCGACCGTGAGAAGCTGCAAGAGCGTCTGGCTAAATTGTCCGGCGGCGTAGCGGTTATCAAAGTCGGCGCTGCTACTGAAACAGAATTGAAAGAGCGCAAGCTTCGTATCGAAGATGCCCTGAACTCGACTCGCGCAGCGGTTGAAGAAGGTATCGTATCTGGTGGTGGTACAGCTCTAATCAACGTATACAAAGCAGTTGCTGCTGTTCATGCAGAAGGCGACGAGCAAACAGGCGTTAACATCGTGCTTCGTTCCCTTGAAGAGCCGCTTCGTACAATCGCTGCGAACGCGGGTCAAGAAGGTTCGGTTATCGTTGAGCGCTTGAAAAATGAAGCAATCGGCGTAGGCTACAACGCTGCTACTGGAGCATGGGTTAACATGTTCGAAGCAGGTATCGTTGACCCTGCTAAAGTTACACGCTCCGCGCTGCAAAACGCAGCTTCCGTTGCAGCTATGTTCCTGACGACTGAAGCGGTTGTTGCTGACAAGCCAGAGCCTAAAGGCGCTGGCGCTGGCATGCCTGATATGGGCGGCATGGGCGGAATGGGCGGCATGATGTAA
- the groES gene encoding co-chaperone GroES yields MIRPLGERVLVEAIAKEETTASGIVLPDSAKEKPQEGKVVAVGSGALKDGVRVALEVKEGDRVLFSKYAGTEVKYDGKEYLIMKESDIHAIFE; encoded by the coding sequence ATGATCAGACCTTTGGGTGAACGTGTATTAGTAGAAGCGATCGCGAAAGAAGAAACGACTGCAAGCGGTATCGTTTTGCCAGATTCGGCTAAGGAAAAACCGCAAGAAGGTAAAGTGGTGGCTGTTGGCAGCGGCGCGCTGAAAGACGGAGTTCGCGTAGCGCTTGAAGTTAAAGAAGGCGATCGCGTTCTTTTCTCCAAATATGCGGGAACAGAAGTCAAATACGACGGCAAAGAGTATTTGATTATGAAAGAAAGCGACATTCACGCGATCTTTGAATAG
- a CDS encoding DUF2264 domain-containing protein translates to MAEERKYWVSELCRMAEPVLRLLAARELRKKMPIQAAAGQDRSDVTHLEALGRLLCGIAPWIEGSGGADEEEERLRQQYAELSRGAIAAGCDPQSPDYMNFAVGYQPIVDTAFLAQAILRAPTELWDKLDAKVQKQVIQAFKQTRTRKPFAMNWLLFSAIIEAALYRMGESDWDPMRIDYALKQHEQWYVGDGAYGDGPSFHFDYYNSFVIQPMLVDIVAAVQGCYEDWDAMQASIKERAKRWAEVQERLISPEGTFPPLGRSLAYRCGAMQSLAQSALLGELPGSVSPAQARCALSAVIRRSLSVPGTFTEDGWLTIGFSGSQPDIGEHYISTGSLYLCAAVFLPLGLAAEHPFWSGEPEDWTARKAWSGAVFSIDQALKG, encoded by the coding sequence ATAGCGGAGGAACGCAAGTATTGGGTGAGCGAGCTATGTCGAATGGCTGAGCCTGTGCTGCGTCTGCTCGCGGCTCGTGAATTGAGAAAAAAGATGCCCATCCAAGCTGCTGCGGGGCAGGATCGTTCCGATGTGACCCACCTGGAGGCGCTTGGCCGCCTCTTATGTGGAATAGCGCCCTGGATTGAAGGCAGCGGCGGGGCAGACGAAGAGGAGGAGCGGCTGCGCCAGCAATATGCCGAGCTGTCTCGCGGCGCAATTGCCGCTGGCTGCGATCCGCAGTCGCCTGATTATATGAATTTCGCTGTAGGCTACCAGCCCATTGTGGATACGGCGTTTCTGGCGCAGGCGATTTTGCGTGCGCCGACGGAGCTTTGGGACAAGCTGGATGCCAAGGTGCAGAAGCAGGTTATCCAAGCGTTCAAGCAAACGCGCACGCGCAAGCCTTTTGCCATGAACTGGCTGCTTTTCTCCGCCATTATTGAAGCGGCTTTGTACCGTATGGGAGAAAGCGATTGGGACCCGATGCGCATTGATTATGCGCTCAAGCAGCATGAGCAGTGGTATGTTGGCGATGGAGCCTATGGCGACGGACCATCGTTCCACTTCGACTATTACAACAGCTTTGTCATCCAGCCTATGCTTGTGGACATCGTGGCGGCTGTTCAAGGCTGCTATGAAGATTGGGATGCGATGCAGGCGAGCATCAAGGAGCGAGCGAAGCGCTGGGCGGAGGTGCAGGAGCGGCTTATTTCACCGGAGGGCACCTTTCCGCCGCTTGGTCGCTCGCTTGCTTACCGCTGCGGCGCCATGCAAAGCTTGGCGCAAAGCGCATTGCTCGGCGAACTGCCGGGCAGTGTTTCTCCCGCGCAGGCACGCTGTGCATTATCTGCGGTTATTCGGCGCAGCCTATCTGTACCCGGCACATTTACAGAGGACGGCTGGCTGACGATCGGCTTTAGCGGCAGCCAGCCGGATATTGGCGAGCATTATATTTCCACAGGCAGCCTATATTTATGCGCGGCTGTGTTTCTGCCGCTGGGCCTTGCTGCGGAGCATCCCTTCTGGAGCGGCGAGCCTGAGGATTGGACAGCGCGTAAAGCGTGGTCGGGGGCCGTTTTTTCAATTGATCAGGCTCTGAAGGGGTAG